A genomic stretch from Sinorhizobium terangae includes:
- the kdsA gene encoding 3-deoxy-8-phosphooctulonate synthase codes for MMETNARVVVGEGAGQVVFSQKERLALIAGPCQMESRDHAFMMAGKLVELCKSLGLGLVYKSSFDKANRTSLSGKRGIGLDSAMEIFADLKKEFGFPVLTDIHTEEQCAIVAETVDILQIPAFLSRQTDLLVAAAKTGRTINVKKGQFLAPWDMKNVLAKFTMSGNPNVLLCERGASFGYNTLVSDMRSLPIMAELGAPVIFDATHSVQQPGGQGGSSGGQREFVETLARAAVAVGVAGVFIETHEDPDNAPSDGPNMVHLKDMPRLLEKLLAFDQIAKA; via the coding sequence ATGATGGAAACGAATGCCAGGGTTGTCGTCGGCGAGGGTGCAGGACAGGTAGTCTTTTCGCAGAAGGAGCGGCTTGCGCTGATCGCAGGCCCCTGCCAGATGGAAAGCCGCGACCACGCCTTCATGATGGCCGGAAAGCTCGTCGAGCTTTGCAAGTCGCTCGGGCTCGGCCTCGTCTACAAGTCCTCGTTCGATAAGGCGAACCGTACGTCGCTCTCCGGCAAGCGCGGCATCGGCCTCGATAGCGCGATGGAGATTTTTGCCGATCTCAAGAAGGAGTTCGGTTTTCCGGTACTGACCGACATTCACACCGAAGAGCAATGCGCGATCGTGGCTGAGACGGTCGATATCCTGCAGATCCCGGCCTTTCTGTCGCGGCAGACCGACCTGCTCGTGGCGGCCGCCAAGACAGGGCGCACGATCAACGTCAAAAAGGGCCAGTTCCTCGCGCCCTGGGACATGAAGAACGTGCTCGCCAAGTTTACGATGAGTGGCAATCCTAACGTTCTTCTGTGCGAGCGCGGCGCTTCCTTTGGTTACAACACGCTGGTTTCCGACATGCGCTCGCTGCCGATCATGGCGGAGCTCGGCGCGCCGGTGATCTTTGACGCCACCCATTCGGTGCAGCAGCCAGGCGGGCAGGGCGGCTCGAGCGGCGGTCAACGCGAATTCGTCGAGACCTTGGCGCGTGCTGCCGTCGCCGTCGGCGTCGCCGGCGTCTTCATCGAGACGCATGAAGATCCGGACAATGCGCCCTCGGATGGCCCCAATATGGTGCACTTGAAGGACATGCCGCGGCTTCTCGAAAAGCTGCTTGCCTTCGATCAGATCGCCAAGGCCTGA
- the tpiA gene encoding triose-phosphate isomerase → MTPAIRPLVAGNWKMNGTRASLDQIKAMAEGVKGSLSEKVETLICPPATLLYVATALCDDSPLMIGAQDCHPKQSGAHTGDISAEMIADCFGTYVIVGHSERRTDHAESDALVRAKTEAAHAAGLVAIVCIGETGDERQDGKTLDVLKRQLAESLPDGATAENTVIAYEPVWAIGTGLTPTASDVEEAHAFMRSELVSRFAAAGGKMRILYGGSVKPGNAKELMGVANVDGALIGGASLKADDFLAIYRAYEELTA, encoded by the coding sequence ATGACGCCCGCTATCCGCCCGCTCGTTGCCGGAAACTGGAAGATGAACGGAACACGCGCCTCGCTCGACCAGATCAAGGCGATGGCGGAGGGCGTCAAGGGCAGTCTGTCCGAAAAGGTGGAGACGCTGATCTGCCCACCTGCAACGCTGCTCTACGTCGCGACCGCGCTTTGTGACGACAGCCCTCTGATGATCGGCGCCCAGGACTGCCATCCGAAACAATCCGGCGCCCACACGGGCGATATCTCCGCCGAGATGATCGCCGACTGCTTCGGCACCTATGTCATCGTCGGGCATTCCGAACGCCGCACCGATCATGCCGAGAGCGACGCGCTGGTGCGCGCCAAGACCGAAGCGGCTCATGCGGCCGGCCTTGTCGCCATCGTCTGCATCGGCGAAACCGGCGACGAGCGTCAGGACGGCAAGACGCTCGACGTCCTGAAGCGCCAGCTCGCGGAAAGCCTGCCGGATGGCGCGACGGCGGAAAACACTGTCATCGCCTACGAGCCCGTCTGGGCGATCGGCACCGGCCTGACGCCGACGGCATCCGATGTCGAGGAAGCGCATGCTTTCATGCGCAGCGAACTGGTCTCGCGCTTCGCAGCCGCAGGCGGCAAGATGCGCATTCTTTACGGCGGTTCGGTCAAGCCCGGCAACGCCAAGGAACTGATGGGTGTTGCCAATGTGGACGGTGCCCTGATCGGTGGCGCGAGCTTGAAAGCGGACGACTTCCTCGCCATCTACAGGGCATATGAAGAATTGACCGCCTGA
- the eno gene encoding phosphopyruvate hydratase — protein sequence MTAIIDIIGREILDSRGNPTVEVDVHLEDGSFGRAAVPSGASTGAHEAVELRDGGTRYLGKGVERAVEAVNGEIFEAIGGLDAENQIQIDKTMIELDGTANKSRLGANAILGVSLAVAKAAAEAAGLPLYRYVGGPNAHLLPVPMMNIINGGAHADNPIDFQEFMIMPVGAETLKDAVRMGSEVFHTLKKQLAADGHNTNVGDEGGFAPGLASAPAALDFIMKSIEKAGYKPGEDMYVALDCASTEFFKDGKYVLEGEGRTLEPGAMAEYLAELAAKYPIISIEDGMAEDDWDGWKALTDKIGSKVQLVGDDLFVTNSARLRDGIKMGVANSILVKVNQIGSLSETLDAVETAHKARYTAVMSHRSGETEDSTIADLAVATNCGQIKTGSLARSDRLAKYNQLIRIEEQLGLQAQYAGRSILRG from the coding sequence ATGACTGCAATCATCGACATCATCGGCCGCGAAATTCTGGATAGCCGCGGCAACCCGACCGTCGAGGTCGACGTTCATCTCGAAGACGGTAGCTTCGGCCGTGCGGCTGTTCCGTCGGGCGCCTCGACCGGTGCACATGAGGCAGTCGAACTGCGCGATGGCGGCACCCGCTATCTCGGCAAGGGTGTCGAGCGCGCCGTCGAAGCGGTGAACGGAGAGATCTTCGAGGCGATCGGCGGCCTCGACGCCGAAAACCAGATTCAGATCGACAAAACCATGATCGAGCTTGACGGCACGGCGAACAAGTCGCGCCTCGGCGCCAACGCCATTCTCGGCGTCTCGCTGGCGGTTGCGAAGGCTGCGGCCGAAGCCGCCGGCCTGCCGCTCTATCGCTATGTCGGCGGTCCGAACGCGCATCTCCTGCCGGTTCCGATGATGAACATCATCAACGGCGGTGCGCATGCCGACAACCCGATCGACTTCCAGGAATTCATGATCATGCCGGTCGGCGCGGAAACGCTGAAGGACGCCGTGCGCATGGGCTCGGAAGTCTTCCACACGTTGAAGAAGCAATTGGCTGCCGACGGTCACAACACCAATGTCGGCGACGAAGGCGGTTTCGCTCCGGGCCTGGCTTCCGCGCCGGCCGCCCTCGACTTCATCATGAAGTCGATCGAGAAGGCCGGCTACAAGCCGGGCGAGGACATGTATGTCGCGCTCGACTGCGCCTCGACGGAGTTCTTCAAGGATGGCAAGTATGTGCTGGAAGGCGAGGGCCGCACGCTTGAGCCGGGCGCCATGGCTGAATATCTCGCCGAACTCGCCGCCAAGTACCCGATCATCTCGATTGAAGACGGCATGGCCGAAGACGACTGGGACGGCTGGAAGGCGCTGACCGACAAGATCGGCTCCAAGGTTCAGCTCGTCGGCGACGATCTCTTCGTCACCAACTCGGCTCGTCTGCGCGACGGCATCAAGATGGGCGTTGCCAACTCGATCCTGGTCAAGGTCAACCAGATCGGTTCGCTCTCCGAAACACTCGATGCGGTCGAGACGGCGCACAAGGCCCGCTACACCGCCGTGATGTCGCACCGTTCCGGCGAAACCGAGGACTCGACGATCGCCGATCTCGCCGTTGCCACCAATTGCGGGCAGATCAAGACCGGCTCGCTCGCGCGCTCCGACCGACTTGCAAAGTACAATCAGCTGATCCGCATCGAGGAGCAGCTTGGCTTGCAGGCGCAATACGCCGGCCGCTCGATCCTGCGCGGTTGA
- a CDS encoding VOC family protein produces the protein MSLPQRITRPLDHVVLPVAELAQARRRLTDLGFVVADDARHPFGTENACVFFADNTYLEPLAIASREECEAAALAGNVFVSRDQAFRFRQGPEGLSAIVVGTSDAASDHMRFRACGVSGGEMLEFSRPMRLPDGREGLGSFRLAFAADLRSPDFFLFSCQRIRALPVEQTALHRHGNGVLGITEVVLSEPNPTDFQYLLQEGVDEREVSAHSFGMDIQAGNAKISVLNVAGMEAFFGRSVNGAERGLRGRAVVFRVADLEATRALFAKNDIEFAEMGGRLIVPEAPGQGVIFAFGV, from the coding sequence ATGAGCTTACCCCAGCGCATCACCCGCCCGCTCGATCATGTCGTGCTGCCGGTGGCTGAGCTTGCGCAGGCAAGGCGGCGCTTGACCGATCTCGGCTTTGTCGTCGCCGACGATGCGCGTCATCCCTTCGGCACCGAGAATGCGTGCGTCTTCTTCGCCGACAACACCTATCTGGAGCCGCTTGCGATCGCGTCACGTGAGGAGTGCGAAGCTGCGGCGCTCGCCGGCAATGTCTTTGTCTCCCGCGACCAGGCTTTCCGCTTCCGTCAAGGTCCGGAGGGCCTCTCGGCGATCGTTGTAGGAACATCCGACGCCGCGTCCGATCACATGCGGTTCCGTGCATGCGGCGTGTCCGGCGGCGAGATGCTGGAGTTCTCTCGGCCGATGCGGTTGCCGGATGGGCGCGAGGGCCTTGGCTCGTTCCGGCTGGCTTTTGCCGCGGATCTCCGCTCCCCGGATTTCTTCCTCTTCAGCTGCCAGCGCATTCGTGCCCTGCCGGTGGAACAAACGGCGCTTCACCGTCATGGAAACGGGGTCCTCGGCATTACTGAAGTCGTGCTGTCTGAGCCAAATCCCACCGATTTCCAGTATTTGCTGCAGGAGGGCGTCGATGAGCGCGAGGTTTCCGCCCACTCCTTCGGCATGGACATTCAGGCCGGCAATGCCAAGATTTCGGTGCTCAATGTTGCCGGAATGGAGGCCTTCTTCGGCCGATCCGTCAACGGCGCCGAGCGCGGCTTGCGCGGGCGCGCCGTCGTGTTCCGTGTCGCCGATCTCGAAGCGACGCGAGCGCTTTTTGCCAAGAACGATATCGAGTTTGCAGAAATGGGCGGACGCCTCATTGTCCCGGAAGCGCCGGGGCAAGGGGTGATTTTCGCATTTGGAGTGTGA
- a CDS encoding pyruvate dehydrogenase complex E1 component subunit beta — translation MPVEILMPALSPTMEEGTLSKWLKNEGDKVSSGDVIAEIETDKATMEVEAVDEGTIGKLLIAAGTEGVKVNTPIAVLLQDGEAAGDIVTPKAEAPKPAANEAPAAAPAPVAAQPKAEIPADPAIPAGTEMVSMTVREALRDAMAEEMRASDDVFVMGEEVAEYQGAYKITQGLLQEFGPRRVVDTPITEHGFAGVGVGAAMTGLRPIVEFMTFNFAMQAIDQIINSAAKTLYMSGGQMGAPIVFRGPSGAAARVAAQHSQCYAAWYSHIPGLKVVMPYTAADAKGLLKAAIRDPNPVIFLENEILYGHSFEVPKLDDFVLPIGKARIHRVGKDATIVSFGIGMTYAVKAAAELEAQGIDVEIIDLRTIRPMDLPTVIESVKKTGRLVTVEEGYPQSSVGTEIATRVMQQAFDYLDAPILTIAGKDVPMPYAANLEKLALPSVAEVVDAVKAVCYK, via the coding sequence ATGCCAGTAGAAATTCTCATGCCCGCCCTTTCCCCGACGATGGAGGAAGGCACGCTCTCCAAATGGCTGAAGAACGAGGGGGACAAGGTGTCCTCGGGCGATGTCATCGCCGAGATCGAAACCGACAAGGCGACGATGGAAGTGGAAGCCGTTGATGAAGGCACGATCGGCAAGCTCCTGATTGCCGCCGGTACGGAAGGCGTGAAGGTCAATACGCCGATTGCCGTGCTGCTGCAGGACGGCGAGGCTGCCGGCGACATCGTAACGCCGAAGGCCGAGGCTCCGAAACCCGCTGCGAATGAAGCGCCCGCCGCCGCGCCGGCTCCGGTTGCCGCTCAGCCGAAAGCGGAGATTCCTGCCGACCCGGCTATCCCCGCCGGAACGGAAATGGTTTCGATGACGGTGCGCGAGGCGCTTCGCGATGCGATGGCCGAGGAGATGCGCGCCAGTGACGACGTTTTCGTCATGGGTGAGGAAGTCGCCGAGTACCAGGGCGCCTACAAGATCACCCAGGGCTTGCTGCAGGAGTTCGGCCCGCGTCGCGTGGTCGACACCCCGATCACCGAACATGGTTTTGCCGGCGTCGGCGTCGGCGCGGCGATGACGGGCCTGCGCCCGATCGTCGAGTTCATGACCTTCAATTTCGCGATGCAGGCGATCGACCAGATCATCAACTCCGCTGCCAAGACTCTTTATATGTCGGGCGGCCAGATGGGCGCGCCGATCGTCTTCCGCGGCCCGAGCGGTGCGGCAGCCCGCGTCGCCGCGCAGCACTCGCAGTGCTATGCCGCCTGGTACAGCCACATCCCGGGCCTCAAGGTCGTCATGCCGTACACGGCCGCCGACGCGAAGGGCCTCTTGAAGGCAGCGATCCGCGACCCGAACCCGGTGATCTTCCTTGAGAACGAAATTCTCTACGGTCACTCCTTCGAGGTTCCGAAGCTCGATGATTTCGTGCTGCCGATCGGCAAGGCCCGCATTCATCGCGTCGGCAAGGATGCAACCATCGTTTCCTTCGGCATCGGCATGACCTACGCGGTCAAGGCTGCGGCCGAGCTCGAAGCGCAGGGCATTGATGTCGAGATCATCGACCTTCGCACGATCCGCCCGATGGATCTTCCGACGGTGATCGAGTCGGTGAAGAAGACCGGCCGCTTGGTGACCGTCGAAGAAGGCTACCCGCAGTCCTCCGTCGGCACCGAGATCGCCACCCGCGTCATGCAGCAGGCCTTCGACTATCTCGATGCGCCGATCCTGACGATCGCGGGCAAGGATGTGCCGATGCCCTATGCCGCCAACCTCGAAAAACTGGCGCTGCCAAGTGTCGCCGAGGTCGTCGATGCCGTGAAAGCCGTTTGCTACAAATAA
- the secG gene encoding preprotein translocase subunit SecG: MQTVLLVIYLMVVVALIGVVLIQRSEGGGLGIGGGSGFMSARGTANALTRTTAVLAFLFFGLALAMGILSRYEPQATDILDRIPGTSSSGGGVLDSLGGGQQTPPAGGNTQQPANGNAPANGAAPAGQAPAGAAPAPQAPANGANGNTGSQVPSGQ, from the coding sequence ATGCAGACCGTACTACTCGTCATCTATCTCATGGTCGTCGTCGCCCTGATCGGCGTCGTCCTCATTCAGCGTTCCGAAGGCGGCGGTCTCGGCATTGGCGGCGGTTCGGGCTTCATGTCGGCCCGTGGTACGGCCAACGCGCTTACCCGCACGACTGCCGTTCTCGCCTTCCTCTTCTTCGGTCTGGCGCTGGCAATGGGCATTCTCTCCCGTTACGAGCCGCAAGCGACCGACATTCTCGACCGGATCCCGGGCACGAGCTCGAGCGGCGGCGGCGTCCTCGATTCGCTCGGAGGCGGGCAGCAGACACCTCCGGCTGGCGGAAACACGCAACAGCCGGCTAACGGTAATGCGCCGGCCAATGGTGCCGCCCCCGCGGGCCAGGCACCCGCCGGTGCCGCACCGGCGCCGCAAGCGCCTGCAAACGGCGCCAACGGCAATACGGGATCGCAAGTTCCGAGCGGCCAGTAA
- a CDS encoding cytochrome b, with translation MLRNSESGFGAVTIVLHWAIAVLILGLLLLGFVMRRTEIDPALQFSLYQWHKSFGFTVLGLAVLRAVWWSIERNPAPPPGLGPLEHMAAQIMHRALIVLGLIVALAGWAVASTSTLNIPSFFFNFIVIPHLPLRQSEASEAFWTFAHALLAYLTLGLVAGHAAAAFYHHFLRRDEVLVRMLRPARRPSDARTFNTHENDDTIVERK, from the coding sequence ATGCTGCGCAACAGCGAGAGCGGATTTGGAGCGGTGACGATCGTCCTCCACTGGGCGATTGCGGTGCTGATCCTTGGCCTCCTCCTTCTCGGCTTCGTCATGCGGCGCACCGAAATCGATCCGGCTTTGCAGTTCTCCCTCTATCAGTGGCACAAATCCTTCGGCTTCACGGTGCTGGGGCTGGCGGTCCTTCGGGCTGTGTGGTGGTCCATCGAACGCAATCCAGCTCCCCCTCCGGGCCTCGGCCCACTGGAGCATATGGCGGCCCAGATCATGCATCGGGCGCTGATCGTTCTCGGGCTGATCGTAGCGCTTGCCGGCTGGGCGGTCGCATCGACCTCGACGCTGAATATTCCAAGCTTCTTTTTCAATTTTATCGTCATTCCGCATCTGCCGCTGCGGCAATCGGAAGCTTCGGAGGCGTTCTGGACCTTCGCGCACGCGCTGCTCGCTTATCTTACGCTTGGGCTGGTCGCGGGGCACGCGGCGGCGGCGTTCTACCATCATTTTCTGCGACGAGACGAAGTCCTTGTCCGCATGCTTCGCCCTGCCCGCCGCCCAAGCGATGCCAGGACGTTCAACACTCACGAGAACGACGACACCATCGTCGAGAGGAAATGA
- a CDS encoding DUF1344 domain-containing protein — MIKRAIPAALLAAMLAAPAFAATMTGTIKTIDPAKNDIVLQSGETFTLPAKFDLKKLKVGEKVSVTYLKHGGSMIASKVVAAK, encoded by the coding sequence ATGATCAAACGCGCCATTCCCGCCGCGCTGCTCGCTGCGATGCTCGCGGCCCCGGCCTTCGCCGCAACGATGACTGGCACGATCAAGACGATCGACCCGGCCAAGAACGATATCGTTCTTCAGAGCGGCGAGACATTCACGCTGCCCGCCAAGTTCGACCTCAAGAAGCTCAAGGTCGGCGAAAAGGTGAGCGTCACTTACCTGAAGCACGGCGGCTCGATGATCGCTTCCAAGGTCGTGGCGGCGAAGTAG
- a CDS encoding YceI family protein, producing the protein MMTPRRPVFKAIWSFALLAMATTPAAAAAAPTLADAAGNYRIANSSTVQFSVAQAGGGGGIAGKFAKFSGGFRIDGNNIERSSVEFTLYPESVRSSERRIEDFLRSSAVFDTANYQTVTFRSTSVTQTGADSATVVGTLTARGKARKERFEVTLTDWNKRSIAFTIRGSIRRAPYGMDVGTPIYSNVVEFDMNIRGQKR; encoded by the coding sequence ATGATGACTCCACGCAGGCCCGTTTTTAAAGCGATATGGTCGTTCGCCCTCCTCGCCATGGCAACGACGCCGGCGGCTGCCGCGGCCGCGCCGACGCTTGCCGACGCGGCTGGCAACTACCGCATCGCCAACTCTTCGACCGTCCAATTCAGCGTCGCGCAGGCTGGAGGCGGCGGCGGCATCGCCGGCAAATTCGCAAAATTCTCGGGCGGCTTCCGGATAGATGGCAACAACATAGAGCGATCCTCGGTCGAGTTCACCCTCTATCCAGAGAGCGTAAGGTCCAGCGAGCGACGGATCGAGGACTTCCTGCGCTCAAGCGCCGTCTTCGACACGGCCAACTATCAGACGGTGACCTTCCGATCCACCAGCGTCACACAGACTGGAGCCGATTCGGCAACCGTAGTGGGTACGCTGACGGCGCGCGGCAAGGCCCGCAAGGAGCGCTTTGAGGTGACGCTCACCGACTGGAACAAGCGCTCGATCGCTTTTACCATCCGCGGCAGCATCCGCCGCGCACCCTACGGCATGGACGTCGGAACACCCATCTACTCCAACGTGGTCGAGTTCGACATGAACATAAGGGGCCAGAAGCGCTGA
- a CDS encoding FtsB family cell division protein, whose product MWTRHHKKRRLGRLVVPLMAVAFLSYFGYHSIHGGYGLRATEEFDRQIAVRQARLDELTHQRKILEKEVELMSDGSLERDMLDEKARLALNMSRSDEIVIFHRGKN is encoded by the coding sequence ATGTGGACACGACATCACAAGAAACGGAGACTGGGGCGGCTGGTTGTGCCGCTCATGGCGGTCGCCTTTCTTTCCTATTTCGGCTATCATTCGATCCACGGAGGATACGGCCTGAGGGCGACAGAGGAGTTCGACCGACAGATCGCCGTGCGCCAAGCCCGATTGGATGAGCTGACTCATCAGCGAAAAATCCTGGAAAAGGAGGTCGAGCTGATGAGCGACGGTTCGTTGGAACGAGATATGCTGGATGAGAAGGCTCGCCTCGCGCTCAACATGTCGCGGAGCGATGAGATCGTTATTTTTCATCGTGGGAAGAATTAA
- a CDS encoding CTP synthase, with amino-acid sequence MTPMARYVFITGGVVSSLGKGIAAAALGALLQARGYRVRLRKLDPYLNVDPGTMSPTQHGEVFVTDDGAETDLDLGHYERFTGRSATKTDNITTGRIYKNIIDKERRGDYLGATVQVIPHVTNEIKNFVTEGNDDYDFVICEIGGTVGDIEAMPFMEAIRQLGNDLPRGTAVYVHLTLMPYIPAAGELKTKPTQHSVKELQALGIHPDILLVRADREIPEAERRKLSLFCNVRQSAVIQALDVASIYDVPIAYHKEGLDNEVLAAFGIEPAPKPRMEAWEDVAHRIRTPEGEVTIAIVGKYTGLKDAYKSLIEALYHGGIANRVKVKLEWIESEIFEKEDPAPYLEKVHGILVPGGFGERGSEGKINAARFARERKVPYFGICFGMQMAVVEAARNLAGIEKASSTEFGPAKEPVVGLMTEWVKGNELEKRSAAGDLGGTMRLGAYRAALKQNTKIAGIYGSTDISERHRHRYEVNVDYKERLESCGLVFSGMSPDGVLPETVEYEDHPWFIGVQYHPELKSRPLDPHPLFASFIEAALEQSRLV; translated from the coding sequence GTGACTCCCATGGCGCGATATGTATTCATCACTGGCGGCGTGGTTTCCTCCCTCGGAAAAGGCATCGCTGCAGCCGCTCTCGGAGCGCTGCTGCAGGCGCGTGGCTACCGGGTGAGACTGCGTAAGCTCGACCCTTACCTCAATGTCGATCCGGGCACGATGAGCCCGACCCAGCACGGTGAGGTATTCGTCACCGACGACGGAGCGGAGACAGACCTCGATCTCGGTCACTACGAGCGCTTCACGGGGCGTTCGGCAACGAAGACCGACAACATCACCACCGGGCGGATCTACAAGAACATCATCGACAAGGAACGGCGCGGCGACTATCTCGGCGCGACAGTTCAGGTGATCCCGCACGTCACCAATGAAATCAAGAATTTCGTCACCGAGGGCAATGACGATTACGACTTCGTCATCTGCGAGATCGGCGGCACCGTCGGCGACATCGAAGCGATGCCCTTCATGGAGGCGATCCGCCAGCTCGGCAACGATCTGCCACGCGGCACCGCCGTCTATGTCCATCTGACGCTGATGCCCTATATCCCGGCGGCCGGCGAACTCAAGACCAAGCCGACGCAGCATTCGGTCAAGGAACTGCAGGCACTCGGCATCCATCCCGACATCCTGCTCGTTCGCGCCGATCGCGAGATCCCGGAAGCCGAGCGCCGCAAGCTGTCGCTCTTCTGCAATGTTCGTCAGTCCGCCGTCATCCAGGCGCTCGATGTCGCCTCGATCTATGACGTGCCGATCGCCTATCACAAGGAAGGCCTCGACAACGAGGTTCTCGCCGCCTTTGGCATCGAGCCGGCGCCGAAGCCGCGGATGGAGGCTTGGGAAGACGTCGCCCACCGCATCCGCACGCCGGAAGGTGAAGTTACGATTGCCATTGTCGGCAAGTATACAGGCCTCAAGGACGCCTATAAGTCGCTGATCGAAGCGCTTTACCATGGTGGCATCGCCAACCGCGTCAAGGTCAAGCTCGAATGGATCGAGTCGGAAATCTTCGAGAAGGAGGATCCGGCGCCCTATCTTGAAAAAGTCCACGGCATCCTCGTTCCCGGCGGCTTCGGTGAGCGTGGTTCCGAGGGCAAGATCAACGCCGCCCGCTTTGCGCGCGAGCGGAAGGTTCCCTATTTCGGCATCTGCTTCGGCATGCAGATGGCCGTGGTCGAGGCTGCTCGCAACCTCGCCGGCATCGAGAAGGCATCTTCGACAGAGTTCGGTCCGGCCAAGGAGCCGGTTGTCGGCCTGATGACCGAATGGGTGAAGGGCAACGAACTTGAAAAGCGCTCCGCCGCGGGCGATCTCGGCGGGACCATGCGCCTTGGGGCCTATCGCGCCGCCCTCAAGCAGAACACCAAGATTGCCGGCATCTACGGATCGACGGATATCTCCGAGCGGCATCGCCACCGTTACGAGGTCAATGTCGATTACAAGGAGCGGCTGGAGTCCTGTGGCCTCGTATTCTCCGGCATGTCGCCGGACGGCGTCTTGCCTGAGACGGTCGAATATGAGGACCATCCCTGGTTCATCGGCGTTCAGTACCACCCGGAACTGAAGTCCCGGCCGCTCGATCCGCACCCGCTGTTCGCGAGCTTCATCGAGGCCGCGCTGGAGCAGTCGCGCCTCGTCTGA
- the pdhA gene encoding pyruvate dehydrogenase (acetyl-transferring) E1 component subunit alpha — protein sequence MAPRKSASVSSRKTAAKSAKKDFAGGTIAEFSKEDDLKAYREMLLIRRFEEKAGQLYGMGFIGGFCHLYIGQEAVVVGMQMALKEGDQVITGYRDHGHMLACGMSARGVMAELTGRRGGLSKGKGGSMHMFSKEKHFYGGHGIVGAQVSLGTGLAFANKYRGNDNVSLTYFGDGAANQGQVYESFNMAALWKLPVIYIVENNRYAMGTSVSRASAQTDFSQRGASFGIPGYQVDGMDVRAVKAAADEAAQYCRSGKGPIILEMLTYRYRGHSMSDPAKYRSKDEVQKMRSEHDPIEQVKARLTEKGWASEEELKQIDKDVRDIVADSADFAQSDPEPDVSELYTDILL from the coding sequence ATGGCTCCGCGAAAATCCGCGTCCGTCTCCAGCCGCAAGACCGCTGCCAAGTCCGCAAAGAAGGACTTCGCCGGCGGCACGATCGCCGAATTCTCCAAAGAAGATGACCTCAAAGCCTACCGGGAAATGCTGCTGATCCGGCGTTTCGAGGAAAAGGCTGGCCAACTTTACGGCATGGGCTTCATCGGCGGCTTCTGTCACCTCTATATCGGGCAGGAAGCCGTCGTAGTCGGTATGCAGATGGCGCTCAAGGAAGGTGATCAGGTCATCACCGGTTACCGTGATCACGGTCACATGCTTGCTTGCGGAATGAGTGCGCGCGGCGTAATGGCCGAACTGACCGGCCGTCGCGGCGGCCTTTCCAAGGGGAAAGGCGGCTCGATGCACATGTTCTCCAAGGAAAAGCATTTTTATGGCGGCCACGGTATCGTCGGGGCACAGGTGTCGCTCGGCACCGGCCTTGCCTTCGCGAACAAGTACCGTGGCAACGATAATGTCAGCCTCACCTATTTCGGCGACGGCGCCGCCAACCAGGGCCAGGTCTACGAGAGTTTCAACATGGCTGCTCTCTGGAAGCTGCCGGTGATCTACATCGTTGAAAACAACCGCTACGCCATGGGCACGTCCGTGTCCCGTGCATCGGCGCAGACCGATTTCTCGCAGCGCGGCGCCTCCTTCGGAATTCCCGGCTATCAGGTGGACGGCATGGATGTTCGCGCCGTCAAGGCGGCCGCCGACGAAGCGGCTCAATATTGCCGTTCCGGCAAGGGGCCGATCATCCTCGAAATGCTGACCTATCGCTATCGCGGCCACTCCATGTCCGACCCGGCGAAATATCGGTCGAAGGACGAGGTGCAGAAGATGCGCTCCGAGCATGACCCGATCGAGCAGGTAAAGGCCCGGCTTACCGAAAAGGGCTGGGCGAGCGAGGAGGAGCTGAAGCAGATCGACAAGGATGTCCGCGACATCGTTGCCGACAGCGCCGATTTTGCCCAGTCTGATCCGGAGCCGGATGTCTCCGAGCTCTATACCGACATCCTGCTTTGA